The DNA segment GGGTGTCCGATATCCAGCGCTTCACCGGGAGCGCTGATGTTCAGGTACGTGCCTGTCGTGCTGAATGCCGAGTATTTCCAGATGTTTGGAGCGCGGGGCGTGACCGAGGCGACGGCCAGCATGGGCAAACCCACCTGTGAACCGCTGGCCTGGGTGTAGGCGGCTGGAAACTCCGGGAGGTTCTCGGTCTGCCCCTGGTTGCCGCCTGCCGCGACCACCACCACGCCCTGAGAGGTCGCCCAGTTGAGAACTGCGTGGATACCGTTGATGGGTATGGGGCCGCCAAGACTGAGGTTAATGACCAGTTTGCGGGCCGGAACCTGATTCAGCGCGAAGCACAGACCGCGCAGGACATCGCGGGTGTTGCAGCTCGCCAGTCCGGGCGAACCCTCGGCACAGACCTTGATGGGCAGCACGCGGGCCTGCGTGGCGACGCCGTGCTGGTTTCCAGCGGCCAGAATGGCGACCTGCGTGCCGTGACCTTCCCAGAAATCGGCAGCGTTCGTAAAAGTGGTCTGCGGATTAAAGGGGAACAGAGCATTCATGGCCTTGTCTGTGCGGCCTGCCAGTTCATTCAGACTGTCGATGCTGGACGTGAAGCCGGTGTCCAGCACGGCGATGGTGATGCCCTTGCCTTTGAGAACAGTGGATCCTGCGCCCAGACCCAGGGCGGTCCTGGGAATGACAGGCGAATGGATGTAATGGAAGCTGGAGGCGGCATTACTGGAGGCAGCGCTGCCAGGAAGCGTGGACTGCACCTGTTTGGGAGCGCCATAGGTGCTTATCGGATCGGGATACCACAGGGCGTTCCCACCGATCTGGAGGAGGGCGTTCAGGGCCACTTCCAGACTGACACCGGGGTTGAGTTTCAGTTCGGCTAGCGTCCCGCCGCAGGGTGATCCCTTGCTCTGGGCCGCAGGAAGCACCTCCCGTGTGGTGACCTTACCGATGGCCTGAACCGCAGGACTGTTTAACAGCGCGTCTGCCTCTGACACGCTCAGACGTGGGTTGACGAGCAACTGCACTTTGCCGGGTTCCACAGCCTGTAACGGGGCGATGCTGGCGGGCGGCAGAACATCCACTTCCCGGCTGGTCAGGGTCAGGTTGTCGGCAGCGTTCACGAAGTTCAGGGTGTGCCGTCCCGGTGTGGTGCTGCTGGGAATGGTCACGGTAACGGCAATATCTTCAATTGTCGCTGTCATGCCGCCCACCTTGACCGTCCGGCCTCTGATCTCTGGGACACTCAAGATCAGGGGCTGTCCAGCACGGGCATAGGCGTCTGGGCGGCTGCTGCCCGCAATGGGTGAGAGGCCAGTGCCACCCGCCGCACCCAGGGTCAGGGCCAGGGCAAGAATCGAACTCCAGGTGTATCGTTTCATGGGCTTCCTCCAGCCAGATCGTCCCGTCAATGATATAGACGCTTCTCGGCATATCGCGAGCATGTCATCCCCCCCCTGAACGCCCCCTGAACGCCTCGCGCTGCTCCCTGAAATACACAGCGAGATCGTCGTGGCCTGCACCTTCCAGAAGACTCAGGGCCTCCTCGATCAGAGGCAAGCTCTCCTGTAACTCGGCCAGGTTGCCTAGCGACAGCGCCAGCAGGCGGACTTCACCGCCCTGCCGGGCAGCGTGAATAGCCTGACTGTAAGCGTTGGCGGCCTGGTCCGCTCTCCCCAGTTTGTGATGGAGGACGCCCACGTTGTTCCACGCGGCGGCAGCCGTGGAGAGATCCTGTCGGCTCTCGGCGTTGGTGGCAGCTTGCTGGGCGTAGGCTAGGGCATCGGTCCATTGATCCTGGGCCTCCAGAATCCAGCCGATATCCAGCAGCACGGTGGCTGGAAGCTGATTCAGCGAAGACTCCTGCATCTCGCGCAGCAAGGGGCCAACGTCTCTGCCAAGTTTCTGCATGGCAATCGCCTGGCAGCACACCAGTTTCAGCCGCATCAGGTCGTCGTCTAACAGCATGAACAGAGCGGCAGAGCGCTGGGCGCAGTCATGGGCCTGTGCGTAGTCCTGGGCAGCCAGAGCCAGCGCCGCCAGCAGGTTATAAGCCTGCGCCCGCGCTTCCATGTCGCCGTTCAGGCCAGCGTTCGCCAGGGTCGTCGCGCCCGCCCGGTCACCCAGTCGCCACACGGCGCGGCCCCGGAAGACCTGCACCAGCGGCGTGTCTGGCAACTCACTCAGCACCTTCAGGGCTTCTTTGTGCTGACCCAGGGCGTCCAGCGCTCGGCCCAGCAGCAGGCGAGTTTCTGGCGACTGCGCGTGCGGGCGCAGCAGGGCGTGGGCCTCGACCTGGCGGTCTTCGGCCAGCAGCGCGCGGGTACGGTCAGCGAGCACCGCCTGGAAACCGGGGAGGTCGCTTGAACCCGTCAGCATGTGCGCACGCAGGTAATGCGGCAGGGCGTCTGCGGGCAGCAGGTGCGGGGCCAGCAGGGTCAGCACCTCGGTTTCCAGGCTGGGCTGGGTGTCCAGCCAGGCGCGCAGGGCAGCGGGGGCGGTGGGCCGGGTGCCGTCCAGCAGACAGGCGCGGTTCAGGCGTTCCAGGGCGGCGGCCATATCCTCGCCGCCCAGTTCCAGCGCCGCCTGTGTGGCCTTCAGGTCGGGCGTCTCCTGAATGCCCAGACACGCCAGAAGCTGCCGCGCACGGGGTGGATGCAGCGCCAGCAGATGCGCGTAGGCGTCGGCCAGCGACAGATTCTGGCGGTGGGCATGAATCAGGGCAGGAATGCCACCCGTGAGTGGCAGCTCCCCAGCTCGCAAAGCGCTCAGCGGACGTAGCGTCAGTTCCGGCAGAGGCAGGGGGGGCCGTTCACGGCTGCCGATCACCAGGGGCGGGCCAGCGTGCGTGGCTGCCAGCGCCAGCAGAACGCGGCGAGAGTCGGGGTCACACGCTTCCCAGTCGTCGATCAGCAGCGGCTCTGAGCGGGCACTCAGCACCTGCGCCCAGGCGCTTTCGGTGACTGGGCCGGGATGGGGCACCTCTGGCAGGGCCAGCAGCGTCGCGTGGGGCCGCCCGCCCTGCCCACGCAGCAGCGTTCCCACCGACGCGGCCAGCAGGGCACTCTTGCCGATCCCGGCGGGGCCAAGCAACCACAGCGTCTGACCCGGCGGCACCTCCATGATCCGGGCCAGCTCGGCCTGACGACCTGTCAAGGACACGCTGGGCGCATGCAGCGCGACACCCAGCTCGGCAGCTTGACGCTCCAGCAGGGCGGCGTCCGGGTGCCTCTCGGCGGCCAGCAGATTGTGAAGTTCTCCGAAGGTCTCGGGATCAGGTGGGGCAGCTCCAGGAACGGCGTAGGCCAGGGCAGCCCAAACACCGGCGCCTCCAGTTCCGGCGTCCACGGCGGCGCGGGCCTGACCCAGCAGCAGACGGCGGTAAGCATCCGCGCCCGACTCACGCGTGGCGAGCAACCATTCGGCCAGATCGTCGGACAGATCGCCCGCCCCAATCCCAGCAGCGAAAGCGCCCCGGTAAATCCTACGGGCCTGGTCAAGATCCTGGCTGCGGCAGGCGCGCAACAGGTCGCTCACATCGCATTCCAGCGGGGTTGCCACCTGGGTATCGGTGACACGCAGCAGGTCTGCCGAAACGTGCCGGAGCTGCCCCAGCGCCACCGAAAGGCTGTTCATGGGGTCTGCGGCATCTGGCCAGAACTGCCGGGCCAGCGTGCGGCGTTCCTGGGTGCCCCGCAGAGACAGATAGGCCAGCAGCAACAGGGGCTTCTCACGCCGGAAGGCCGTCCCCTGAAGCTCCAGCGGGCCAAAGGTGAGTAATTTCACCACGCGTTTATCCTATCGCCCTTTGCGCTGACCTGTGGAGCGGTCTGCCTGGTGGCCCCTGCTCCATCCATTCGCAACGTCTACACACCTCTATCCCCGCAGTCTTACTCCCACGTCTCCCCCACTCCGGGCACGTCCAGGCCGCCCAGGGCGTCGTAGCGCAGGCCCAGCAGTTGCCCCGCCCCGTTCCAGCCGCTCAGCATGCTCAGCGGGACGCCGCCGCCGGGATGCACCGTGCCGCCCACCTGCGCCAGATTGCGAATCTGGGGAACCGTCCAGCCGGGGCGCAGGCTGCCGGTCAGGCCGTGCGGCGCGCGTCCGTACAATGCGCCGCCCTGTGAGACGCGGGCGTAATCGGCGGGACCGAGGGGCAGCCAGTCCTCCACATCTAAAGGAAAGCGTTCCTGCAAAAGCTTGAGCAACAGCAGCCCATAGGCGCGTGGATCGTCTTCCAGTTCCGGTCTGGGGGGCGCGTTGACCAGCAGGAAGGCGCGCTGGCCGTCCAGATGCAGGTACAGCGTAGGATCGCGCGGCAGGCGTCCAGCGCGGATGTCCTGCCACTCGCGGGCGTACTGCGCAGGCCAGAAGATGTGGTGGGCGCGGCCCATGTCCTCTTTCAGGTGCAGTTGCAGGGCAAAGCCGCTGACGCCGCGCGGGGTGGGTTTTTCCTGCACGCCCAGCCAGCCCAGCGTCAGTGCACGGTCCGCCGCACTGACCCAGGCGTCGGCGGCGAAGGCCCCCCGGTCCGTGTGTGCGCCCAGCACGCGCCCGCCGTGAACGATGAGTTGCCGCACCCGCGTACCGTATTCAAAGCGGACGCCCAGTTCCACGGCCTTGTCGTGCAACCGTTCGGCCAGCGCCAGCAACCCTCCCTGCATGTGCCACACGCCGTAGCCCAGCTCCACCCAGGCGATGTTGTGCAGCACGGCAGGAGCACGGTAAGGGTCCGCCCCCAGGTAAGTGGCGAAGCGCAGCCAGAACGGCGACATGAACGGCCCCGAACGGGTGTAGCGGGCCAGCGTCGTTCCAGGCGCGGCCCGTATACCGCGTGTCAGGGCATACCGGGCCAATCGCGCCTGCGTGGGCGGCGGCGCGAACAGAAAGGTGGGCGCGGCGTCCAGATACATCTGGCGGGCAGAGGCCAGCAGCGTGGTGTAGCGCTTGCCCTCCGTCTTTGAAAGCTGCGCCAGCGTCGGCTCCAGGCTGCCCGCCACATGCAGGGCCTCGGGGGCGAAGATGCGGCCCTCACCGGGTTTAGAGGCGTGCGCGTGGTAGGTGGTGGTGGGGCGGGCAGCCTCCAGTTCGGGGGCGGGCAGTTCCAGGCGTTCGTGCAGCGCTCGGAAAATCTGCGGCATGGTGACCACCGTGGGGCCGCTGGAGAAATCCTCGTAGCCCAGCGCCGCCTTGCCTCCGGGGCGTTCCAGCGCGTCCAGCACGGTTACCTGCGCCCCGGCCTGCGCCAGCCGCAGCGCCGCCGCCAGCCCCGCGAAGCCCGCACCGATCACCGCGACATGCCTGGGAGCGTTCTTCAAACCCGCGTTTTCCTGTTGGTCCTACTGTTCATGCCCAGAGGATAATGCGGACTGCGGGGCAGAGCAGTCACTTTTGCACGCTGATGGAATAGGCGAGCAGTTCCTCGCGGCTCAGGGTCTTTCCACCCTTCAGCACGCTGAGGCTGCCGCCCGGCCCGGCAGACTGGCCCACTTCCAGCACGTACTGATAGCCCGCGTTGTCCCAGACATAACGCTCGTGGCCCCCGTTGGTGCGGGTGTGCGTGCCGCCCGCGAGCTGAATGCCAGGAGTGCCGTCACGGTTGCGGCTGGCGTAGGTGACTTTCCCGCCGCTCTCCCAGACGATGACCGTGTGCCTCGCGGTGGCGGCCAGCACGGTGGCCTGCGGCACGTATCGGCACTGGAAACGGCCTGCCGGAACGACGTATTCGTTGATGTGGGTCATGCGATAAGCAGGATCGGTGGTGTTCTCTACGTTGCTGCTGTGAATGAAGTATCTGGGAGTCTGGCTCGGCGTCTGCCCGGCGGGTGTCAGCGGCGTGTAAATCTGGCCCGCGCCAGGATCGGGATGGCCCAGTTGCCAGTTCTGGACGTTGATCTTTCCGCCCACCCACTGCGCCAGTTTTACCGCGTCGCCAGAATTGGCCGGAGCCGTGACCGCCAGCACCCGCCCCGGCGTGTCGCACCACGATTGAACGGGCTGCCAGCCGCCGACATTGGCGTATGAAGATTCCTGCCACTGCGCCTGGGCCTGTGCGCTGCCTGCCAGGGCGAGGGCCAGTAAAAGCGTGCGTTTCATGCGCCTAGCCTCGGCCCGTTTGCTGAGGTGAAGCTGATGGGCAGGGCCATCAAAAGCTAATCCCTTTCCCCTCCACCCTGCGGGTATTCACGGCCCTTCCAGACCACCCGCCGCCGCGCCGCCCTCAGATACACCGGGAGCGCCAGCAGCGGCGTGACTGGCCCCAGCAGCCCTTCCAGCAAGTCGGCGGGTCTGCGGCGGCCCGCGATCAGGGCCACGGCGGTTCGTTCCAGCAGCCCCAGCACGCGCAAGGCCCTTGCCCCCGGCACTGGCAGCCCCAACACAGGCAGCAACCACGGCAGCGTATACACCGCCAGATGGGCCACCGCGCTCAGCAGCAGCAGCGGGCGCGAATGCAGGTGGATGGGCAGCACGTTCTTGGAAAAGCCGCGCACCGAGTCCGGGTACGAGCGGTACATCCGCACGCCGATGACGTTCTGCCCCAGCGCCGAGGCCACCCGGCCCCCACGGGCCTTTAAACGTCGGGCCAGTTGCATGTCTTCCAGCAGTTCCCGGCGCACCAGCGCGTAGCCCCCGGCCCCTTCCAGCGCCACGCGGCGAAAGGCCATGACCTGCCCGTTGGCAATCGTGGCGGCGGCCTGCGGCTGCCTGATGGCCGGATAGGGGAAGTAGGACAGCACGGCGGCGTCCACCAGCGGCGTCAGCAGGCGCTCGCCCAGAGTCTGATTCGCCTGACGCGGCTGCACGCTCAGCAAGTCGGCCCCGGATGCCTCCAGCTCATGCAACACCGCCCCCAGCGCGCCCGCGTGCCACGTCACATCCGCGTCGGTGAAGATCAGAATGTCGCCCGACGCCAGGATGGAGAGTTGCTGACAGGCCCACGGTTTGCCGAACCAGCCGGGGGGCAGAGGTTGGCCCTGAATGACCCGCGCGCCCAGCCCAGACGCAATCTCTGCCGTGCCATCGGTGCTGCTGTCGTCCAGCACGATCACTTCGTCTGCGCCCTGCGCCAGCACGCCGGGGAGAGTGTGGGGCAGGTTGGCGGCCTCGTCGCGGGCCGGAATCAGGATGGAGATGCGGGGGCCACTGCGGGGCGTGGGGCGTGGGCGCAGGCGCGGAAAATGCACGGCATTGATCATCAGCACCGCCGCCTTTCCCGCCAGCCACGCGAAGGCGAAGGTGTGGTAGGCGCGGGCAATGGGCTTCATTGGTCCCCCGTGATCAGCGTCAGCAGGCGGGCAGGCCAGTCCACCTCATCGCTGCCGCTGGCCCGTCCGGCCATCACACGCAGGTAGCCCGCCAGCGGTTGCTCCGGGTCACTGGAGGCGAGTTCAGCGTCCAGCAGGCTCAATTCGTGCGCCAATGCTTCGGCCAGATCAGTTTTCGCCGCCCCTATTCGCAGATATGCCTCCGGCCATTGCCCGCCGCGCATCACCACGCGCAGGGCCACGGGAATCAGGGGGACGCCCGCCGTCCGCGCGATCCACGCCGCGCCGGGTTGCAACTCGGCCAGGGGTCCGGGTGGCTGCACGGCTCCCTCTGCGAAGACTGCCACCCATGCACCATCCTGCGCACTCCGCGCCGCTTCGCGTACCCGGCCCGCCTCCAGTGCGCCCATGCGCCGCAGGAAGGGAAAGCGCCCCAATTGCCGCGCCGACATCAGCACCCGAAAGTCCGCGCCCGCCCACCACGCCAGTTCGCGCAGCACGTAGCCGTCCCACCAGGAATTGTGGTTGGGCACCAGAACCGCGCCGCCTGCTGGCAGGGAACCGCGCACCCACACGCCACCCAGCCCAGCGTGCAGGCTCTGGCGAATGCTGTGCTTCAGAACGGGGGTGGCCCAGGGAGCGCGGTCAGGCACGCTTCCCCCTCACCGCCCGCGCCAGCCCCAGACCCAGCAACATTGCCCCCAGGGTGACGATGGCCTCCAGATAGCGGCCCACCAGCACCAAGCCGCCGGGGAGGAAGAAGGCTTCAATCGGGTAAGCGACGGCGAAATTGAATGAGGTTGGGGGAACCCTGTTGCCACCAGGGAGAGAAGAGAAAAAGACCCCCGGCCCGATTTTCAGCAGCACCCATGAAATGCCACTTGCCACCGCCCACCAGCCCAGAAAGTTCTGCAACGGAGCGCCCGCCCAGATGGGATTCGGATCACTCCACAGCCAGTAGCGCTGGGCGGTCATCAGCGGTTCCAGACCCACGTCCCACAGCGCCAGCAGCAGCCCAGCCAGCCACGCCCGCCCGCCCGCCAACAGCAGGCCCGCCAGCGTCAGGGCGAACCAGCCCAATGGAACCATCAGCGGCACACCGAGGATTAAAGGCTCGGGGGCGGTGGCGTAGGAGTAGATGCCAAAGGGGAAGCCAGTGCGGGTGCCGATCACTTCCGCGCTCAGGCCCAGGCCACAGGCCAGCGCGGCCATCAGCCAGGAACGGCCCCAGCCCACGCGCTCGGCGGCATACAGGAGCGCACCCACGAACAACGCCGCCGTACTCGCCAGCCCCAGCACGCCGAAGCCCTCCGGCCACAGCGGCACAGGAACGTGCAGAAGGGCGTACAGGGCAATCAGCCACATCCACGGGCGCGTCTCGGAAATGAGTTGTCGTGTCCGGTCTTGCAGCGTTCTGGAGAATCCGCTGCCCAGCGCGTCTCCTGCCAGCGCCAGAAGGCCGGAGAGCGGCACGCCAATAGCGATCAGCGCCCAGCCTGCACTCCGATCTGTCAGGACCAGCAGCGCACCCGCAAAAGCAATACCCAGCGCGGCGAAGGCGAGGCCAGTACGGAGAATGGTGGGCGGGAGGTGGGTCAAGGTCAGTCCTCAGCAGACAGAGGCATAAATTGCCCCAGCATCGTGAAGTAGTGCTGGGTTGCGTCTGAGACATTCTGTGGCAGTGCCTTGCGCAGCCACCAACGCGCCTCCCGAGCATCGTCACCTGCCTTTACTTCATCGCCTGAGTCATCGGCGGTAAAAAAGTGTGTTTCCCAATCCACCCGATTTCCGTCCGGGTAGGTGTGCGGGTGCTGGAACACGGCAAGTGGACGGAGAACGCCGACGCTCAGGCCAGTTTCCTCGGCCAGTTCGCGCCGTGCTGCGGCCTCTGGAGTCTCGCCGGATTCCAGCCCCCCACCTGGCACGTCCCACAGGCTGTTGTCTCTTCGCCGGATCAGCAAAATTGCTTCGTCCTTCAAGACAGCCACGCCCGCTCCCACGCGCCTCACTTCCAGCCTCTCCGCGTCAGATCCTTGACCAGCACCTGCGCGGCATTCCTTCCACTCGCCCCCATGATTCCGCCGCCTGGGTGGGTGCTGGCTCCGGTGAGGTACATGCCCTTCAGGCCCGGCCATTTGTATTGGCTGGCGCGCATCCACGGGCGGAAGGAGAACATCTGGTCAAAGCTCATTTCCAGGTGCATCACGTTGCCCCGGTGCAGACCCAGGTTGGTCTCCAGCCACTGCGGCGTCTGCACCAGCTCGCCCACAATCGTGTCGCGCGTGCCGGGCGCGTAATGCTCAAAGGCGTTCAGGATGTTCTCGCGCGCCTCGGCAGTGCGGGTTTCCCAGGAGCCGGAGGACAGCTCATACGGGTAATACTGTGCCCACAGCCACAGCGCCTCGCCACCGGGGGGGGCCAGTGAATCGTCCACGGCGCTAAAGCTCATGGCGATCAGGGGCGGGTCTTTCGTCGGTTCTCCGGCCAGATATTGCCCGTAACCCGTCATCAGTTGCTGCTCGTTCTTGATCAGCAGGCCCAGGCCCACGCGGCTGTCGGGTTCGGTGTGGTGGCGGTACTTGACCTGCTCGGACAGGGCCAGACGCAGCACCATGCCAAAGCCGTTGCCCACACGCACATTTTTGGCAGACTCGGGGACGAATTCATCCGGCATCGCCCCGGCGGTAGTCAGAATGTGCGTCCCAGACACGACGGCGCGGGCGGTGTACGTGTCGCCGTTCTCCAGCCGGATGCCCTGCGCTTTTCCATCTTTAACCAGAATGTCCTTGACTGGCGCGTTGACAAAAACCTCGCCACCATCGGCCTCAATCGCGCGTTTCAGCGCCTGGGTCAGTCCGCCGCTGCCGCCCTTGGGCCGGGCCACGCCGCCCTCGTGATAGAGCGGGTGCCACAGCAGAAAGGGCGCACTGAGCGGGTCTGTCGGCGGCGGCCCGCTCTGGGCGGCCATCCAGGTCAGCGGCGCACGCACGCGCTCGTCGGTGAAGTATTCCTTCGCCACCTCGCCGTAAGGCTTAAGAATACGCGGCAACTGCTCCATCCAGTCGCGGCCCTTGCCCGAACTGACCATCATCTTGCCCATATCCAGCGGGCCGGGCGCGGAGTTGAACAGATCGGCCACGCTGCGGGCAAACGGCGTCCAGTCGTCCAGAAAGCGGGTATACGCCTCGCCCTGGCCGGGGAACAGGGCTTCCAGTTCGCGGGCCGTTCGCCCGGCATCGCGGTGGATAAACCACGGGGTTTCGCCGTCGTAGGCGTGGAACATCGGGTCCACTTCCAGGTAGTGCAGGCCGTGGCGGGTCAGCTCCAGCTCGCGCACCACCGGGGTCATGCGAATCAGGATGTGGGCGCTGCCGCCGTAGTCGAAGCGGTAGCCAGGCACCAGCTCCTCGGTACTCACCGCTCCACCGACGATGTGCCGCCGCTCGAAGACGCCCACTTTCAGTCCAGCCTTGGCCGCGTAGGCCGCCGTTACCAGCGCGTTGTGGCCCGCGCCCATCACGATCACGTCAAAATCCGGCATCCAGTCAAGTGTGCCATGAAGAGCGTGGGACGGACGGGAAGCAATGCGCCAGATGGCCGATGCAGGCCACGCCCCGAACCTCTCAAACTGGAACATGCCATCTTTCACCGTCCGCCGCCTCAGCTCTGGCGATGAGCAGGCCCTAGCCCTCGTCGCCCGCGAGGAAACCGACTTCACGGGCGAGGAATCCAGCCCGCCGTTGGCTCCGGCAGATGCCCGCGCTTACCTGTCCGATCCTGCTGTGTGGCACTGGCACGCCGAGGCGGACGGTCAGCCCATCGGCTTTCTGCTGGCCTATGTCCACCCTCAGCGGCACGGCGAGGCCCGGCACGTCATGTTCGACGAGATCGGCGTGCGCGAGGGCTGGCGGCGTAGAGGCGTGGGCCGCGCACTGGTAGACGCTTTGCACAAGCAGATGCGCGCCGAGGGGATACAGGAAGTCTGGGTGCTGGCCGACAACCCGGAGGCGGGGGCGTTTTACGAGGCTTGTGGATATGCAGTGGATGAGGTACAGGGCGTGATGCTCTCGCACTCTGTTGCTGACAGAGAAGCGTAAGACCCGGTCCCGTACACTGCCTCCATGTTTGGCAACCGCCGCGTGCCCCCCCACATCGTCCTGATCTTCAGCGTGTTGCTGGGGGCGTTGTGCGCGGTGGGAGCCTTTTTCGCCATGCGTTCGGGAAGCTGGCTGTGGGCCGGGCTGGCGCTGGTGCTGGCGATATGGTTCGTCGTGGACGCCGTGCGCTCCTACGGCTGGAACGAGAGTAAGAAGCGGCTGGCCGCAGAGAAACAGGCCGCCGCCCGCTGATTTAATCTTTCTCGCGCCTGAGCCAGAACCGCATGGGCTTTGGCGTTTCTGCTGTCTCGGCCACGTCCTGCCAGCTCATGGTGGTTTGTAAATCAGGCCGCTCGATATAGCCACGCGCAGCCCAAAAGGCATTGAGCGGGCGGTAATCGGCAGGCCGGGCCGGATGCTCTTCTGGCCTTTGCACGGCGCAGAAGGCGCTCACGTCCAGCCCCAGCCGCCGCGCATGGGCCTCGCGCCCATCGAAAAACGCGTGCCCCAGCCCGCGCCCCCGGTACTCGGGCAGCAGCACGCTCTCGCCCAGATACAGCACGTCGGACACGTCAAATTCAGGGGGTTCAAACGGTGCCCTGATTTCCGGCGTCTCGTGGATCAGCGGCACGGCGGTACTCGCGCCGACCACCTTCCCGCCGTCGCGGGCCAGAATAATCACGGCATCACGGGCGTCCAGGTAAGTTTGCAGGTAGGCCTCCTCGTATTCGGGAGTGCCACCGTACAGGTACGGAAAGGCGCGGAAAACCTGCGCCCGCAACCGTGCCAGATCGCCTAAGAAGGGGCGCAGGTCCGGGCCGCTCAACGCCGTGACGTCAATGCTCAGCCGCCCACCTGCCGGGTCCAGTCCTGAAGGTTGTAGTAGTTGGTCACGCGGGTGATCAGGCCGCCGTGGACCTCGAAGAACGCGCCCACCGGCAGCGCATATTCCTGGCCCTTCGCGGGGGGCAGATCAGCGTCGGTCTTCAGGTACTCGCCGTGGATCACGAATTCAGCGGCGGCGCGCAGGCCGTCGGAGCTGGCCATCACGGTCAGGTCACGGGCTTCCTCACGGTAGTGGGTGTCCATGTGGGCCAGAAAGGCACGGAAGGCGTCCTTGCCCAGCTCG comes from the Deinococcus sp. AJ005 genome and includes:
- a CDS encoding NAD(P)/FAD-dependent oxidoreductase, with the protein product MPDFDVIVMGAGHNALVTAAYAAKAGLKVGVFERRHIVGGAVSTEELVPGYRFDYGGSAHILIRMTPVVRELELTRHGLHYLEVDPMFHAYDGETPWFIHRDAGRTARELEALFPGQGEAYTRFLDDWTPFARSVADLFNSAPGPLDMGKMMVSSGKGRDWMEQLPRILKPYGEVAKEYFTDERVRAPLTWMAAQSGPPPTDPLSAPFLLWHPLYHEGGVARPKGGSGGLTQALKRAIEADGGEVFVNAPVKDILVKDGKAQGIRLENGDTYTARAVVSGTHILTTAGAMPDEFVPESAKNVRVGNGFGMVLRLALSEQVKYRHHTEPDSRVGLGLLIKNEQQLMTGYGQYLAGEPTKDPPLIAMSFSAVDDSLAPPGGEALWLWAQYYPYELSSGSWETRTAEARENILNAFEHYAPGTRDTIVGELVQTPQWLETNLGLHRGNVMHLEMSFDQMFSFRPWMRASQYKWPGLKGMYLTGASTHPGGGIMGASGRNAAQVLVKDLTRRGWK
- a CDS encoding GNAT family N-acetyltransferase, with protein sequence MPSFTVRRLSSGDEQALALVAREETDFTGEESSPPLAPADARAYLSDPAVWHWHAEADGQPIGFLLAYVHPQRHGEARHVMFDEIGVREGWRRRGVGRALVDALHKQMRAEGIQEVWVLADNPEAGAFYEACGYAVDEVQGVMLSHSVADREA
- a CDS encoding GNAT family N-acetyltransferase, translating into MSGPDLRPFLGDLARLRAQVFRAFPYLYGGTPEYEEAYLQTYLDARDAVIILARDGGKVVGASTAVPLIHETPEIRAPFEPPEFDVSDVLYLGESVLLPEYRGRGLGHAFFDGREAHARRLGLDVSAFCAVQRPEEHPARPADYRPLNAFWAARGYIERPDLQTTMSWQDVAETAETPKPMRFWLRREKD
- a CDS encoding ketosteroid isomerase-related protein is translated as MNLSGSAPTSAPALGPSISIPDKTAFSPQARTHDLLTRYYAAFNASDPAGMLEVLSDDVQHDINQGGSELGKDAFRAFLAHMDTHYREEARDLTVMASSDGLRAAAEFVIHGEYLKTDADLPPAKGQEYALPVGAFFEVHGGLITRVTNYYNLQDWTRQVGG